The sequence GAGGCCGCCCACAGTCTGACCCGCCCACCGCATACGGCCAAGAAACCCCTCGCCCTGTGCCCCTGCGTCGGCTCCCGGCCGGTTCAGGTCCCCCGCGTCCAGAGGAACCGGAGCTCGGGGTGGCGGTGGCCGGGCGCGTCCAGAAGCGGGCGGTGGAGTCCCAGCAGGAACCGGTCGAAGAACGCGGTGGTGCAGGCGCGGGTGACTGTCGCGGCGCGGTGCGGGGCGATCGTGCCGAGGTAGTCGCTGAACAGCGGCTCGGGCCACCGCTCCCGGAGCCCGGCGGCGTCCGCGAGTGCGGGTACGTCGGTGGCCGAGAGGTGACCGCCGCCCGCGAGGTGCAGGTGTCGGCCCCAACTGCGGTGGTGGGCCCGCCACTTCGCCCATGTCTCGTGGTCCGGCGAGGAGGTGAGCAGCAGGAAGGGCCGGTCGAGTCCGGTCTCGGGCACGGTGGTGCCGAACAGGCCGCCGTCCAGGTCCAGCCCCGCGACGAAGCGCCGGTCGGTCCGCATGGCCTCGGCAGCGGCGGCCCCGCCCAGGGAGTGGCCGAGCAGCCCGATGCGGTGGACGGCGACCCCGGCGAGAGGGCGGCGGCGACGGCCCAGCGCATCGGCGACACAGCGCAGGTCGGCGGCGCGCACGGCGACCTCCAGCCGGTCCTGGGCGTCCCAGTCGTCCGGTTCGGCCGGCAGGGCGCCGAGCACCAGGCGGCCGTCGGGGAAGCGGACGGCGGCGGCGTCGTAGGTGTGGTCGACGGCGGCGACGAGGTGCCCGTGGGAGGCGAGTTCCTCGGCCAGACCGCTGGTGAGGATGCGCGAGGCGCCGCGCCCGTGGCTCAGCACCACGGCGGACCGGGTCCCGGGGGCGGGTCGGCCTCCTGCCCGTGCGTGGGTCCCGACCCCCTTGAGCACACCCGGCCGCATCCCCCAGTCGGCCTCCAGTGCTGCGGCGGTGCCCGGGTCGGTGTAGGGGACGGCGGGGTTACGGGGGTGGGGCGCGGGAGCCGGGGAGCCGGTGGGGTACCAGAGCTGGACCATGAGCTTGCGCGGCCCGGGCCGCGAGGCGAACGGGTCCGGGCGCCCGAAGTCGGTGAGCGGCAGGGACCGGGTGGAGACGGAGTGCCGGCCGGTGGGACGCGGCAGTACGGCGACGGGCGCGGTGGCCGGGGAGCGAGGGTGAGCGGCGGCGGTGGCGGTCGGCAGGGCGCCGGAGCCGAGGGCTGCGAGGGCGACGGCGAGCGCGGCACGTCTGGTGAACACCGGTGTCTCCTCGGGCGGGAGGGAGGGGCGATCGGGGAGAAAGCCAGCCACACCCTATTTGGTCTGGACCAATCGCGGGAGGTGTTCCGCAGGAGTCTTCGGGGCGGACCCTCGGGGCAAGAGCCCTCCGCGCGCCGCTCCGGCAGACGTACGGAGCGACTTCCGGGGTGGAGCGAAAGGTCTCGCTCCACCCCGGTTTCAGGTCAGCGCCGCCCCCTGGTCGCAGCCCGGAAGACAAGCGGGCCGCCGGAGGGATTTCCGGCGGACGACGGCCCGTCGAATGGCCGGGGAAACGATGTCCTCGGCGCGGGTCCCCCTGTCAGGACTCGCAGGGAAGGCCGCCGACACGGGCGGTGTAGGCCGCGGAGACCCAGCGGTTGGTACCCACCTTGCGGAAGCCGTTGGTGGTGGACACCTCCGCGAGGATCGTGGCGCCGTTGGCGTAGGACCCGACGACCGAGTAACTGGTGCCGGGACCGCTGCGGATCAGCAGGCCGCCGCTGGCGTTGACCCTGTAGTAGCACTGGGTGGCGAGCACACCGGCCGGCGCGAGCTCCACGGCCCCGCCCGTCGTCCGGGCGGGTGCGGCGGCCTGGGCCGTGAGACCGCTGCCGAGGAGCGCGGCGGCGGACAGGACCGCCACGGCCGCCGCGCGGGCGGCGGAGCGACGCGGTGACATGGTGCGGCGTGCTGCTGTGACCGTCATGGAATCGATTCCCCTTGCGTCGTCGGTTCTGGGTGCGGAACACGTACGGAGGAGCAGGCCCTGGTCCGCCGAGCGGTGTCACCGCTCAACAAGCACTGGACCCGCGCATGACGTTAGCCCCACCGGGACGGTCAGCCGCCGGGACCACGAGAACCTCCCCAACCGGAACGGACTTCCCGACGTACCCGGCGAGCGCGGCACCGTCGGGAGCCGCCCTCCGGGGCGTGGCGGAACGCTGGTGGTACCCGGACAGCAGGACGCCCCACCATGCCGCGCACGGTGGGGCGTCGCTGGACCGGCAACGGTCAGACGGTGCCGAGCTTCCCGTCCTGTACGCCCGCCACGAACGCGCTGAACGCGCCGGCGGAAACGTCGATGACCGGGCCGTCCACGCGCTTGGAGTCACGGACCGGGACGATGCCGCGGGAGGCGGCGAGGTTGGCGGCCACCTCGACGCAGTTGCCGCCGTTCGCGCTGTACGAGGACGTGAACCAACGGGGAGATTCGGTCTTCACGGGGTGCCCCTTCCGTAGCAGGAAGCCCCACCATGGACGACCCGGCGAGGCGGGCGCCAGAGGGCCTCCCGGACCGGTGTCCCGCTGGGTGATGGCCGAGCCCGCGACCAGGGAGGCGGGGAGGTACGAGGTCGCCAGCAGCACCGGCTTGCCGTCCAGTACGAATCTCCGGCTCCTGATGCACGCGCTCTCCCCCTCCTCCAGGCCGAGCGTCCTCGTCACGTTCTCGGAGGCAGCACCTTCGCGCACCTCCACCTGGTCCCGGTTCCGAATTCGGCCTCCCAGACAGAGCGTCCGGACCCCCACTGCTCGTACGCCAGTCGCTGGATTCCGCGACGCCGCCGCTGCGGCATCCGGGAGACGCAGGGCCACCGGCCCTTGTCCCAGGGCCACAGCCTGCACGCTCACCCCTCGGAGCGTGGTGCAGAACGTCAGGTGATCCTCCGACGCTCCGGCCAACTCCAGCGCCCGAAGGCACTGGCGCCGCGCGAGCCCGTGCGGTCCTTCGTCGACCGCCATGTGACCCGTGAGGCAGCAGAGGTCCGACGCCGCCGACATCTTCGCCTCGCGTACGTCCTCCGGCCCGCTGGTCCGCAGGAACGGCACGGCCGTGTTCACCAGAAACGCAGCGGCGAGCGGGCGGGCAGTGCGAACTCCGAACCGGTCGTCCATCGCCGAGAGTTGCTCAGTCATCGCGGCGACCGTGTGCACGTCGGAGCAGCCGATGCGCGTACGGACTCCGCGCTGCACGGCTTCCATACGGGCCCACTGCCTCCGGCCGGTCTGGCACGGTGAGCACGACCGAGAACAGGGCAACCCCCAGCACGCTACGGCGGGACGGGTCCATTTCCGACCTCCGAAAGTCAGGGGTTCGGCGGGACTCCGGTCCTCCCCGGACAGCAGAACGCCCCACCATGCTCGGCACGGTGGGGCGGCGCTGGACCGGCAGGGGTCAGGCGGCGTCGAACTTCCCGGCCTGCACGCCCGCGACGAACGCGGAGAAGGCGGCGGTACGGACGTCGAGGACCGGGCCATCCACGTCCTTGGAGTCGCGAACCGGGACGATGCCCCGCGAGGCGACGAGGTTGGCGGCCACCTCGATGCAGTTGCCGCCGTTGTCGCTGTACGAGGACTTGAACCAACGGGGGGATTCGGTCTTCACGGGGTGCCCTTTCGCAGCTTGCTGATCTTGGCCACAGACGCCGTCTTCGACAGCGCCTCGCCCTGAAGTTGATGGTAGGTCGTGAACATGGGTGCCACTACCGATGTTTCACGCTCGACGTAGCCCTGCGCCTGCGATTCGGCGTACGCGACGATGGACCGGTCGGCCATGGTCAGCAGGTTGACCGGCAGGTAGAACGCCCTGCGCTCGCCGAGGCTGAACGGCGCCACCTGGATGATCCAGTTGGGCCGCGCGGACATCTCCTCCAGCCGTCGGAGCTGAGCGTTCATGACCTCCGGACCGCCGACCGCCTGATGGAGGCAGCTCTCGTCCATGACGACGAACATCATCGGCGGCTGCGAGCGCACCAGGGCCGCCTGCCGCTGTTCCAGGAACGCGACTCGCTCGTCTGCCTGTTCGTAGGTGATGGAGCCTCGTTCCACGTGCCCGTAGGCCACAGCCCGAGCGTAGTCCGGCGTCTGCAACAGCCCAGGAACGAGACCGACATCGAACAACCTGATCTCCACTGCCCGGCCCTCGTACCCCACGTACTCCGGGAAGCCCTCCAGCAGCGAGCCGTTGCGCATTTCGGCCCACTCGCGCTCGAAGGAATCCGCCGTGCCTGTCGTACCAAATGCCTGGTCAGACTTCCTCGAAAACCGCAGAGTCGGCGGTTTGCGAACAGTTTCCACGGCCGAAATGTGCTGACTGGAGTACCCGATCTTCGGGGCCAGCACATCCTGGCTCCACCCCCGCTCCTCCCGGTATCGCCGGATACGGGCACCGAAGGCAGCCTGCGGGCTGCTCTCGGGGTTCAGTTGCTTGATGTTGGCCATGCCGCGCCCCC is a genomic window of Streptomyces sp. SID8374 containing:
- a CDS encoding helix-turn-helix transcriptional regulator, giving the protein MANIKQLNPESSPQAAFGARIRRYREERGWSQDVLAPKIGYSSQHISAVETVRKPPTLRFSRKSDQAFGTTGTADSFEREWAEMRNGSLLEGFPEYVGYEGRAVEIRLFDVGLVPGLLQTPDYARAVAYGHVERGSITYEQADERVAFLEQRQAALVRSQPPMMFVVMDESCLHQAVGGPEVMNAQLRRLEEMSARPNWIIQVAPFSLGERRAFYLPVNLLTMADRSIVAYAESQAQGYVERETSVVAPMFTTYHQLQGEALSKTASVAKISKLRKGTP
- a CDS encoding DUF397 domain-containing protein; this translates as MKTESPRWFTSSYSANGGNCVEVAANLAASRGIVPVRDSKRVDGPVIDVSAGAFSAFVAGVQDGKLGTV
- a CDS encoding alpha/beta hydrolase translates to MFTRRAALAVALAALGSGALPTATAAAHPRSPATAPVAVLPRPTGRHSVSTRSLPLTDFGRPDPFASRPGPRKLMVQLWYPTGSPAPAPHPRNPAVPYTDPGTAAALEADWGMRPGVLKGVGTHARAGGRPAPGTRSAVVLSHGRGASRILTSGLAEELASHGHLVAAVDHTYDAAAVRFPDGRLVLGALPAEPDDWDAQDRLEVAVRAADLRCVADALGRRRRPLAGVAVHRIGLLGHSLGGAAAAEAMRTDRRFVAGLDLDGGLFGTTVPETGLDRPFLLLTSSPDHETWAKWRAHHRSWGRHLHLAGGGHLSATDVPALADAAGLRERWPEPLFSDYLGTIAPHRAATVTRACTTAFFDRFLLGLHRPLLDAPGHRHPELRFLWTRGT
- a CDS encoding SH3 domain-containing protein: MTVTAARRTMSPRRSAARAAAVAVLSAAALLGSGLTAQAAAPARTTGGAVELAPAGVLATQCYYRVNASGGLLIRSGPGTSYSVVGSYANGATILAEVSTTNGFRKVGTNRWVSAAYTARVGGLPCES
- a CDS encoding DUF397 domain-containing protein is translated as MKTESPRWFKSSYSDNGGNCIEVAANLVASRGIVPVRDSKDVDGPVLDVRTAAFSAFVAGVQAGKFDAA